AGCATCAGCGCACCGTTGGTCGAGAAGGGGCTCACGTCCACGATGGTGGACGACACCGCCAGCGCCGCGACGAACAGGGCCGCGTTGATGCCGCCGTCCGCGATCAGCGGCACCGCGATCGGGATGATCACGGGCAGCAGCGCGGTCGACGAGGCGAAGGCCGAGACCACACCGCCGACGTAGCACAGGATCAGCGCGCCGATCGCGGCTGCTCCGAGGCCCGCGGCCCAGGTGCCGACGAACTCCGGCGCCTTCGCGGTGGTGAGCACCGTGGCGTAGGTGCTGACGCCGGCGACCAGGAGCACGGTGGGCCAGGCGATCTGCTTGACCGCCTCCTTGTGCTGGTTCGGGGCGAGCATGTTGAGGATGACCGCGGCCGTGATGGCCACGAAGCCGATGTTCTTGTCGAAGGCCAGCGCGATCACGGCCACCGCGACGAAGGCGACGAGCGTGAGCACCTGGTCGTGGCGGACGCCGGGGTTGGCGGTCTTCGTGCCGGTGGCGGTCGAGGTGCCGTAGCCGCGCTGCGGGATCGTGGCGCCCCCGCGGTGCAGGTCGTCGGACAGGGTGTCGGGGTCCTCGGGGTCGAGCCGCTGGCTCATCAGGGAGCGGCCGCCGAGGGCGACGAAGAGGACCAGCGCGAGGATGAAGTTGACGACCAGGCTGGCGAGGAAGACCGCGATCTCGCTGGAGGGCAGCCCGGCGCCCTCCATCACCGAGTTGGTGATGGTGCCGTAGATGCTGATCGGCGAGAACCCACCGGCCTGGGCGCCGTGGACGACCATCATGCCCATCATCAGCGGGCTGATCCGGTAGCGACCGGCGAAGCCGAGGGCGATCGGGCCGATGATCGCGCAGGCGGCCGGGCTGGCGGCGCCGATGGCGGTCAGCAGCGCGGTCACGAAGAACATCACCCACGGGATCAGCGCCACGCGCCCGCCGACGGCGCGGACCGCGCTGCGCACGATCAGGTCGACCGTGCCGTTGTTGCGCGCGATCGCGAACAGGTACGTCACCCCGATCAGGGTGAGGATCAGGTCACCGCTGACGCCCCCCAGGATCGTCTTCTCGTCGAGGTCGAGGGCGTACATCCCGACCAGCCACGCGGCGACGTACGCCAGCGCTCCCATGTTGATCGGCAGCAGCGTGCCGATCACGAACAGTGCTACCAGGGCGAGGATCGCCACCCATTCCGGTCCCATCGACCGACCACCTATCTTCTCCGTTGCCAGGCGACCCGTGTGAGCCGGGTCACGTACTGGATCAGTGGCCTAGCCAATAGCCCAACAGGCCAGTTGTCAATAGACTCGGGTCATGACCGAGCGCTCCCCCGCTGCCTTCCCCGGCCGGCTGAACCGCAGCCGGCTCTAC
This genomic interval from Nocardioides scoriae contains the following:
- a CDS encoding SLC13 family permease, producing MGPEWVAILALVALFVIGTLLPINMGALAYVAAWLVGMYALDLDEKTILGGVSGDLILTLIGVTYLFAIARNNGTVDLIVRSAVRAVGGRVALIPWVMFFVTALLTAIGAASPAACAIIGPIALGFAGRYRISPLMMGMMVVHGAQAGGFSPISIYGTITNSVMEGAGLPSSEIAVFLASLVVNFILALVLFVALGGRSLMSQRLDPEDPDTLSDDLHRGGATIPQRGYGTSTATGTKTANPGVRHDQVLTLVAFVAVAVIALAFDKNIGFVAITAAVILNMLAPNQHKEAVKQIAWPTVLLVAGVSTYATVLTTAKAPEFVGTWAAGLGAAAIGALILCYVGGVVSAFASSTALLPVIIPIAVPLIADGGINAALFVAALAVSSTIVDVSPFSTNGALMLANRPDTVEEPVYYKQILTYGVLVTLVGPLLVWAALVLPGW